CTGCAAGCGACAGGCGCCGATGGTTTGCTGATCGGGCGGGCGGCTCAGGGCAGGCCGTGGATCTTCCGCGAGATCAATCATTATCTGGCCACCGGCGAGCTGCTCGCACCCCCGGACCTGTCCGAGGTCGAGCGCATCCTGCTGGAGCACCTGCACGCCTTGCATGCTTTCTATGGTGACGTCATGGGTGTGCGCATCGCGCGCAAGCATGTCAGTTGGTATCTCGCAACACTTCCCGGCGCGCGGGAATACCGCGCCCGGTTCAATGGTTTGGAAGACAGGGACGCGCAATGCGCCAGTGTTCGGGCATTTCTGGCCGAACGCCGAACAGGCCCTGACTCTGGGGATGGAAAAGGGGTGGCTGCATGACGCTGTTGAACGAAACACTGCTAACTGGAACAACATCCGTGAGCGACAACGTGAACCTCAAGCAACACCTCAATACGCCGAGCGAAGCAGGCCAGACCCTGCGCGGCAGCGTGGAGAAGGCGTTGCACAACTATTTCGCCCATCTCGAAGGCGCTGACGTCACGGACGTTTACAACCTGGTGCTGTCCGAGGTGGAGGCGCCGCTGCTGGAAACGGTGATGAACTACGTCAAGGGCAACCAGACCAAAGCCTCCGAGCTACTGGGCCTGAACCGCGGCACCCTGCGCAAGAAACTCAAGCAGTACGACCTTCTCTGATCAGTGGCAAGCTCCGACGGAACGGCGCGAGCCGTCCCAGGAGCTTTCCGCTTGAAGCCTGTAGCTCCTAGGAACTGTCTATGACCGACCAAAGCACCCGCCTTCCCGTCCGCCGCGCGCTGATCAGCGTGTCCGACAAGACCGGCGTCGTTGACTTCGCCCGCGAACTCGTCGCCCTGGGCGTCGAGATTCTTTCCACCGGCGGCACATTCAAGCTGCTGCGTGAAAACGGCATCGCCGCGGTGGAGGTCGCCGACTACACCGGCTTCCCCGAAATGATGGACGGCCGGGTAAAGACCCTGCACCCGAAGATCCACGGTGGCATTCTTGGCCGTCGTGATCTCGACGGCGCGGTCATGGCAGAACACGGCATCAACCCGATCGACCTGGTCGCGGTCAATCTCTATCCCTTCGCCGCCACCGTCGCCAAGCCTGGCTGTTCCCTGCCGGATGCTATCGAGAACATCGATATCGGCGGTCCAACCATGGTTCGCAGCGCCGCCAAGAACCACAAGGACGTCGCAATCGTGGTCAACGCGGACGACTACGCCGGTGTCATCGAGAACCTTCAGAACGGCGGCCTGACGTATGCCCAGCGCTTCGATCTGGCGCTCAAGGCCTTCGAGCACACCGCCTCCTACGACGGCATGATCGCCAACTACCTGGGCACCGTTGACCAGAGCGCCGAAACCCTTTCCACCGAAGGCCGTAGCCTGCTGCCACGCACCTTCACCACTCAGTTCGTCAAGGCGCAGGACATGCGCTACGGCGAGAATCCGCACCAGATTGCCGCCTTCTACGTCGAAACTGCTGACGAAGCCTGCATCGCCACCGCACGCCAGCTGCAGGGCAAGGAGCTGTCGTTCAACAACGTCGCCGACACCGACGCGGCGCTCGAATGCGTGAAGAGCTTCGTCAAGCCGGCCTGCGTCATCGTCAAGCACGCTAACCCCTGCGGCGTTGCCGTGGTACCGGACGAAGACGGCGGTATCCGCCAGGCCTATGAACTGGCCTACGCCACTGACAGCGAGTCGGCCTTCGGCGGCATCATCGCCTTCAACCGCGAGCTGGACGGCGAGACGGCCAAGGCTATCGTCGATCGCCAGTTCGTCGAAGTGATCATCGCGCCGAGCATATCGGCCGAAGCCCGCGACGTGGTCGCGAGCAAGGCAAACGTGCGCTTGCTCGAGTGCGGCCAGTGGCCAGCCGAGCGCGCGCCGGGCTGGGATTTCAAACGCGTCAATGGCGGCCTGCTGGTACAGAGCCGGGACATCGCGATGATCAGCGAGGCCGACCTCAAGGTCGTTACCCAGCGCGCGCCGTCTGAGCAGGAAATTCACGACCTGATCTTCGCCTGGAAAGTGGCCAAGTTCGTCAAATCCAACGCCATCGTTTACGCCAAGAACCGCCAGACCGTCGGCGTTGGCGCCGGCCAGATGAGCCGCGTCAACTCTGCCCGCATCGCTGCAATCAAGGCCGAGCACGCCGGCCTGCCGGTCCAGGGCGCCGTGATGGCCAGCGATGCGTTCTTCCCCTTCCGTGATGGCATCGACAATGCTGCCAAGGCCGGTATTACCGCGGTCATCCAGCCGGGCGGCTCGATGCGCGACGCGGAGGTGATCGCAGCGGCAGACGAAGCCGGTATCGCCATGGTGTTCACCGGTATGCGCCACTTCCGGCACTAACATCGGTCGCACTCGGACAGGCACCTGCGACGCTGCCCGACGCTTCCCCATGCTCATTGCCAGAAGGCAGCTCCGCTGGGTGAAGAATCGGGCGCCTTGCATCTGCCGGCCCGAACGCGACCTCGGTATTCGTAGGGTGGATGACGCTTCGCTTATCCACCGAGTGGGCTACCGGCCCGCCTCCACTTGGAGAAAGAAATGAACGTACTGATCATCGGCAGCGGCGGCCGCGAGCACGCGCTGGCCTGGAAGGTCGCGCAGGATCCACGCGTGGAAAAGGTCTTCGTCGCCCCGGGTAACGCCGGTACCGCTACCGAAGCGAAGTGCGAGAATGTCGCCATTGACGTGCTGGCCATCGAACAGCTGGCGGATTTCGCCGAGCAGAACGTGCAGCTGACCATCGTCGGGCCAGAAGCCCCGCTGGTCAAAGGGGTGGTCGATCTGTTCCGCGCGCGCGGCCTCGACTGCTTTGGCCCGACCGCGGCGGCCGCCCAGCTGGAGGGCTCGAAAGCCTTCACCAAGGACTTTCTGGCGCGCCACAAGATCCCCACCGCCGACTACCAGAACTTCACCGAGATCGACCCGGCGCTGGCCTACTTGCGAGAGAAAGGCGCACCAATCGTAATCAAGGCCGACGGCCTGGCCGCCGGGAAAGGCGTGATCGTCGCCATGACGCTGGAAGAAGCCGAGGACGCCGTGCGCGACATGCTGTCCGGCAACGCGTTCGGTGACGCCGGTGCACGCGTGGTGATCGAAGAGTTCCTGGATGGCGAAGAGGCCAGCTTCATCGTCATGGTCGACGGCGCCAATGTGTTGCCGATGGCCACCAGTCAGGATCACAAGCGTGTCGGAGACGGCGACACCGGCCCCAACACGGGCGGCATGGGCGCCTATTCCCCGGCACCGGTGGTCACACCCGAGGTCCATCAGCGCGTGATGGATGAAGTCATTTGGCCAACGGTCAAAGGCATGGCTGCCGAAGGCAACGTCTACACCGGCTTCCTCTACGCGGGCCTGATGATCGATCGCAGCGGCGCGCCAAAGGTGATCGAATTCAATTGCCGCTTCGGCGATCCGGAAACCCAGCCGATCATGCTGCGGTTGCAGTCCAGCCTGGTCCTCCTCGTCGAGGCCGCATTGGCCAAGGCGCTGGACAAGATCGAGGCGCAGTGGGATCCGCGCCCCAGCCTCGGCGTGGTGCTGGCGGCCGGTGGTTATCCGGGCGACTACGGCAAAGGCGCTCCGATTCGCGGCCTGGAGGCTGCCGCTCAGTTGAGCGGTAAGGTGTTCCATGCCGGTACTACGTTGAAGGACGGTGCGATCACCACTTCGGGTGGGCGGGTACTCTGCGCGACAGCTTTGGGCGAGACGGTATCGGAGGCGCAACAGAATGCCTATGCGCTAGCCGCTCGCATCGAGTGGGACGGCCACTTCTACCGCCACGACATCGGTTATCGCGCCATTGCCCGCGAACAGGGCGAACGCTAAGACGGGATCGCGGCACGCCTGCGCGCGGCAGTCGCTGAACTGCTGCGCCCAGGCTTCCGCGTATCCTTGCGATGGTTATAATCGACCGTCACACAGCTGAAGGGATGCCCCTCGTGCGTCGACTCTGGGTCGCCATTGCTTTTACCTTCAGCCTCTTGCTGGCTGCGCTGAGCCTATCGCCCGCGTTCGCGGCGCCCACCACATCGATCTCGGCCACGCCGAACAACGATGCGCCGCCAGCGACCGAATCCAACTGGCGATTGCTGGTGGATCAGTCCGGCCTCCTGACGCTTCAGGAAATCCTTGATCAGCGAAGCCTGTTCCAGCGAATAGACGAGCGTTCCTATGCGGCGCCGGCGAGCGAGAGCGCCGTCTGGCTGCAAGTCAGCCTGCCCGCCTTCACCCATCCCAATTGGCTCTGGATGTTCGCACCACGCGTGCAATTGCTCGACTTCTATCTGCTACGGGATGGCCAGATTGAGCGTCAAGTAGAGACCGGCGAGTTGCGACCGCTGGAGGCGAGGCCCTTGCCCACTCGCGCCTATCTGTTCTCTTTGCCGAACGACGGCGCCCCTCGCGAAGCGTACATACGACTGCGCTCGTCGCACCCGATCATGGCGTGGTTCCGCACCGTCGACGAGGCCGGCCTGGTCAAGTTGGCCATGCCCGCCTACCTGTTCGGTGCGCTGTTCGGCGCTCTGGCGCTGCTGATGATCTATAACCTGCTGCGCTTCGCCTATACCTTCAGCTACAGCCATGTCTGGCTCGCCCTGCTGCATGGCGCCCTGTTGATTTGCGCGGTGGCGAATCTCGGCTTGCTCGCGGTGTGGTCGCCGAAACTGTTCTACAGCCAGCCGCTGATTGCCGATATGGCGGCGTTGTTGACCTGCGTCGCGCTGCTGGCGTTCGCCTTCGGCTTCTTTCATCACCGCCGAACACCCTGGACGACCTGGCTATTCGCGCTTCTGGCGGGTCTTGTCGGGGGGCTGGCCACGATCATACTGCTCACCGGCAAACTCTGGTTCAGCTGGCTGATCTACGCCGTGGTGCTGACCACGGCCCTGAGCGTCACCGTCGTGGCGATCTACCACTGGCGGCAGCGCTACGATCCCGCCCGGCTACTGGTTGCCGGCATGTTGCTGTTCGACGGCGCCTTCGTGATCGTTCTGCCGGTGCTGCTGGGCTTCAACCAGTTCGATCCCGACTGGCTGACCGGGGTGATGTTCAGCGTGGCTACCTGTTCCGGACTGATTCTGAGCTTCGCATTGCTCGAGCGGCAGCGTCAGATTCAATCGGATAGCCGTAACCAGCACACAGCCGAGGCCGTCACGAGCGCCGAATTGCGGACCAAGGCGGACTTCCTGGCGAAGATCAGCCACGAGATTCGCACGCCGATGAACGGCGTGTTGGGCATGAGCGAACTGTTGCTGGGCACCTCTCTGTCTGCCAAGCAGCGCGACTACGTCCAGACGATTCACAGTTCGGGCAACGAGCTGCTTACCCTGATCAATGAAATCCTCGACATTTCCAAGCTCGAGTCCGGACAGATCGAACTGGATGACGTGCAGTTCGACCTCAACGCGTTGATCGAAGACTGCCTGAGTATCTTCCGCGCCAAGGCCGAGCAGCAGAAGGTCGAGCTGATCAGCTTCGTGCAGCCGCAAATGCCGCACGTCGTGGCCGGCGACCCGACCCGGCTGCGTCAGACACTGCTCAACCTGCTCGAGAACGCCTTCAAGCAAACCGAAGAAGGCGAGGTACTGCTGATCGCCGCGGTGGACGATCAGGAGGGCCAGCCGCGCCTGCGCATCACCGTTCAGGACAGCGGCCGCCCGCTGGAGGACGAGGAGCGCGATGCCCTGCTCAACGCCGCGCTGGATAGCCGCGACTTCCTCGCCGCCACCCGCCATGGTGGCCGCCTCGGACTGATCATCGCCCGGCAGCTGGTTCACCTCATGGACGGCGACTTCGGCATCCAGACCGGCGGTATTACCGGCAATACGCTCTGGATCAGCTTGCCATTGGTAGCCAATCTTGCAGAGCAACCCGGCAACGAGCTGGACGACGAGCTGAAAGGCGCGCGCCTGCTGGTCGTCGACGATAACGATACCTGTCGCAAGGTGCTCAGCCAGCAGTGCAGCAGCTGGGGTATGGAGGTCAGCGCCGTGGCATCGGGCAAAGAGGCGCTGGCGCTGCTGCGCACCAAGGCCCACCTGCGCGAGTACTTCGACGTGGTGCTGCTCGACCAGGACATGCCAGGGATGACGGGCATGCAGCTGGCCAGCCGAATCAAGGAAGATTTCAGCCTCAACCACGACATCCTGCTGATCATGCTGACCGGCATGAGCACCGCACCCAGCAAGGTCATCGCGCGTAATGCGGGGATCAAGCGCATTCTGGCCAAACCCGTGGCCGGCTATACGCTCAAAACGACCCTGGCGGATGAACTGGCACGCCGCACCAGCGCCATCGCACGGGCTGCCAAGACCCAGGCCAGCGCGCCGCTTCTGGTTCCTGATGACTTCCGCGTCTTGGTCGCCGAAGACAATACGATTTCGACCAAAGTCATTCGCGGCATGCTGAGCAAGCTCAATCTCAAGCCGGATACGGCCAGCAACGGCGAGGAAGCGCTCGCCCTGATCAAGACGCAGCCTTACGACCTGGTCCTCATGGATTGTGAGATGCCGGTCATGGATGGCTTCGAAGCAACTGCGCGGCTCCGCACCTGGGAGGCCGCCGAGGGCCGATCACGCACACCGGTGGTGGCGCTCACTGCCCACATCCTCAGCGAGCACCGTGAGCGTGCCCGCGAGGCTGGGATGGACGGTCACATGGCCAAGCCGGTGGAGATGTCCCAGCTGCGCGAGCTGATCGAACATTGGGCTCGTGTTCGAGCCGCCGCAGCGGATCAGTAACGCGACGGCGCCTTTATTCGATCGGCTCCGGCTGCACATCGCTGATCACCAGCAGGCTTTCCGGCTGAGCCGGCATGCGCGAAGGGTCCATCCGCAAATCCTGTGCTGGCACCGCGTAGCGCATGCGCCGCGTCAGCATGCGTAGCGCACTGACCAGCAGCGCGATGGCCAAAGGCTCGCCCGGACAACGATGTCCGCTTGTGACCTCTCCGCCCCCTTGGGTGATGAAGTTGTACGCGCTGCCATTCCAGCTGAAGAAACGCTCGGGGTCGAAGCTGTCCGGTTGCGTCCAGAGCCGTGCGTCCCGATTGGTGCCATAGAGGTCCAACAACACCCGTGTGCCCTTGGGAAAACGGTAGCCCTTCCACTCGAAATCCTCGCGTACGCGTGCGGCAGTGAAAGGGAAGAAGGCGTGCAGACGCCGGACTTCCTGGGCGAAGGGCTCGAGCAAGGCACCCTCATGCTGCAACCGCGCCCGCCATTGCGGATGCGCATGCAATTCCAGTGCGGCATAGATGATGAACCGTGAAACGGCCACGGTCGGACGCAAGAGATTGAGCAGTTCCACCGCTGCTACCTGCTCGTCCAGCTCCGCTCCGTTCGCGTCGCGGTAACGGGCGACGACCGCCAATGCACGCGTCTCGTCTACGGGCAGGGTGGCGCCGCGCACGCCCCTGATCAACTCGATCAACCAACGCTCGGCGTCTTTACGAGCCGTGCGCGCCTGCCAATGACGGGTGCCCACGCCGCCCGCCCCATCGATCATCGCAGCCAGCTGATCACGACGAACCGTGACCTCGTCTTCGCCCAGCGATACACCCGCCCAGTCGCACACCGCACGGGTAAGAATAGCCTGCACCTCGGGCAGTAGCACCACACGATCACGCTGTCGCCAGGACTCGATCGCCGACAGCCAGTTGGCCTCGCTCAAACGCACCAGCTCGGCCACCGCCTGGTCATTCAACAGCGACAGGAAGAGCTTCTTGCGGTGTCGATGCGCGTCGCCATCAAGACCCTGAACACCGCCCTGGCCGAACAGGGTTTTCTGCAACAGGCGCGGCGCCGCATGCTCACGCTGGAACAGCTGCTCATCGTAGAACAGTCTGGCGGCCTCCTCTCCGCTCATGCAGATAGTGTTCTGCATCAACAGCCGGACCTGGAACAGATCCGAGCCGAACTTATGGCATCGGCTGGAGATGAACGTATAGCCTTCGCTGAGTAGCGAAAGCGATCCTTCGATCTGGGAGTCGCGAGGAATTTCGGGCATTGGCGCACCTCAAGCTGTGACTCTTCGATGGACCTCATCACACAGCCGGGGTGCCGAAGAATGAACAAAACGCGCGGTTCGCTGCCGATAAAAGACTGGCCGAATTATCCTGCGGTGCATGCATCACCTGATTGTCCGAACCTTCGCTTCGAGGCATACGCCGTCGCCAAGGAGCCAACCCAATGATGAAAAGGAGCGATGTCGCCTGGACGTTTGTCGGCATCACCGCGGTACTGCTGTCGGGCAGCCTGCTCTATCAAGAGATTCGCGGTCTCTCACTGAGCGAACTCACCGACAGCTTGGAGGCCATCAGCCACCGCAACTGGTTGATGGCCGGCCTGGCAACGCTGGGGGCTTACAGCGCCCTGGCATGGTACGACCGGATCGCCGTCGCGCATCTGGGCAAGCATATTTCGTGGTGGTTCATAACCTTGTGCTCGTTCACCACCTATGCCCTGGCCCATAACGTCGGCGCATCGGTATTTTCCGGTGCGGTGGTGCGCTACAGGGCCTATCGCAGCAAGGGCCTGACGCCGCGCGAGATCGGCGTGCTGATCGTGTTCTGCTCGTTGACCTTCTTGCTCGGCACGCTGCTGGCAGGTGGCGTGGTGCTGGTTTTGCGGCCGGACCTGCTGAACCGCCTACTCGATGTTGAACCCTGGGTGTCGACAGCGATTGGCGCCTCCCTGCTGTGCCTGGTCGGCCTCTATGTGATAGGCGCCTGGCGGCATTTCGCGCCGATGCACATCGGCAAATGGCACATCGTTTATCCACGGCTGCCCATCGTAGGCAGGCAGCTGCTCGCGGCGCCGCTTGAGCTCGCCTGTGCGGCCGCCATCATCTACTTCGCGCTACCCGAGGCGCAGAACCCGGGCTATCTGGTGGTACTGGGGGCCTTTCTCGCCTCCTTCTCGCTGGCATTGCTGTCCCATGCGCCCGGCGGCCTCGGTGTGCTCGAGGTGACCTTCCTCGCCGCGGTGCCGGAGCTGCCGACAGCCGATGTGCTGGCCGCACTGATCGTGTTCAGGGTGTTCTATCTGTTATTGCCGCTGGCATTGGCGATTCTGGTAGTGGCGGTGTTCGAAGCGACCCAATGGTCCGAGCGTCGGCGCAAAGGTCCGCTCGGCCCGTAAGTGGGTATCGCAACGATAAGGCCTCTGGCTATGCAGGTGCTTCCGGGCGATCATTCGCCTTCATCCGAGACGAAATCGAGCCCATGACCGACACCCCCACCAACAGCCCCGGCTCCGGCCAGCCCGAGCACCAGCCGCGGCCCCTGATGGACCTGATCATCAGCATCGTCATTCCCTCGCTGATCCTGATGAAACTCAGCAGTGAAGACCGCCTGGGCGCCGACGGTGCGCTATTGCTAGGCCTTGCTTTCCCGCTTGGTTGGGGGCTGTTCGAGCTGATCAAGCACCGCAAATTCAACTGGATCGCGCTGCTGGGTCTGGTCAGCGTGCTACTCACCGGAGGCATCGGCCTGCTACGGCTCGATCCGCAATGGTTGGCAGTAAAGGAAGCCGCGGTGCCCGGTATCATCGGCATTGCCGTGCTGGCCTCCACTCGCACCCGCTTTCCCCTGATCCGCACCCTGCTGTACAACCCCAAGGTGCTCAATGTCGACAAGGTGCATCAACAGCTCGAACGCAACGGGCAGGTCGCTCACTTCGAAAGTCGATTGCTGCGCGCAACCTATTTCCTCAGCGGCACCTTTTTCTTTTCCGCGTTCATGAACTACGTGCTGGCCAAATGGATCGTCAAGAGCCCAGCCGGTAGCGAAGCGTTCAATGCGGAACTGGGGCGGATGACCCTGCTCAGCTATCCCATGATCGCGATCCCAAGCATGGTGATGATGATGGCGATCTTCTACTACCTCTGGCGCACGATTCATGGCCTGACAGGCTTGCGCCTCGAAGACATCATCGCGGCTCACGGGCACGACGGGCGACACGGCAACGGGTCCTGAGCAAGCCCCGCTCAGCTCGACATCAGCAACATCCATAACGGCAGGCTCAACGCTGCGAGCAGCGTCGAAAGAAACACGGTGGAGCTGACCGCCCGGGTGTCTTCCGGATGGGTGACGAACGCCAGAACGTTAACACCGCTCGGGCAGGCCGCCAGCAACACCAACACGCTGCGCGCCTGGTCATTCAAGCCGGGCAGCAACCCGCCGACGTACCAGACCAACGCTGGAAACAGGCCCAGCTTGACCAACGTCAGCCCCAATGCAGCCGTGCTGGGGCGCAAACGATAGCGTGACAAGCTGATGCCCAGCACGATCAGCGCGCACGGCAGGGCGGCCTGGGCCAGCCAGTCCGCTATGCGCCACAGCGCCTTGGGCATATCGAGGCCCGACAGGTTCAGCAAGGCGCCGAGCAACAGGCCGACAATCAACGGATTGGCCAGATTCTTCAGCAGCGCCGCGCCGCTGACTTTATGACCCGAGCCAAGGGCGCTGTAGAAGCTTTGCAGCGAAAACAGGATGAGGCTGTGAAATACCAGAATCGCGAACACGTACACCAGGCTTTCCGCACCCAGCAAGGTGGTGACCAGGGGAATCCCGACCAGCACGTTGTTCGAATAGGCCGCCGTCAGCCCCAGCGGTGATGCCCGTCCAAGCCGGCTGTGAGCGAACAGTCCAACGCCGAAAAAAACTGTCAGCACAGGCCCGAAATAGGCCAGCAGCAGCATAGGCGACATGCCATCGCTCAATTGCGCACGGGCGATACCGGTAAACAGCACGGCCGGCATGAACAGCTTGAAGGTGATGCTGGCAAGCCCTGCGGCAGCCTCACCGGCGAGCCAGCGCCGCCAACCCAGCAGATAGCCGAGCATGATCAAGCCGAAGATAGGCAATATCGCCTGAAAAACGATCACTCAGCGCCTCCAGCAACCTGCGCGGCGTCAGATCGCCCCGCAAAAAGGTCGCCAGAATACTCCGAGCTGCACGCCTTTTCGACTCAGGCCTGGGACGGTTGAACGATCCCGGATGCAGCGCGCGCCTCTTCCGCGGCGAGCACGTCCAGCACCATCGACAGATCGTCATGCCAATCATGGGTGT
This DNA window, taken from Stutzerimonas stutzeri, encodes the following:
- the purD gene encoding phosphoribosylamine--glycine ligase, giving the protein MNVLIIGSGGREHALAWKVAQDPRVEKVFVAPGNAGTATEAKCENVAIDVLAIEQLADFAEQNVQLTIVGPEAPLVKGVVDLFRARGLDCFGPTAAAAQLEGSKAFTKDFLARHKIPTADYQNFTEIDPALAYLREKGAPIVIKADGLAAGKGVIVAMTLEEAEDAVRDMLSGNAFGDAGARVVIEEFLDGEEASFIVMVDGANVLPMATSQDHKRVGDGDTGPNTGGMGAYSPAPVVTPEVHQRVMDEVIWPTVKGMAAEGNVYTGFLYAGLMIDRSGAPKVIEFNCRFGDPETQPIMLRLQSSLVLLVEAALAKALDKIEAQWDPRPSLGVVLAAGGYPGDYGKGAPIRGLEAAAQLSGKVFHAGTTLKDGAITTSGGRVLCATALGETVSEAQQNAYALAARIEWDGHFYRHDIGYRAIAREQGER
- a CDS encoding cytochrome P450; translated protein: MPEIPRDSQIEGSLSLLSEGYTFISSRCHKFGSDLFQVRLLMQNTICMSGEEAARLFYDEQLFQREHAAPRLLQKTLFGQGGVQGLDGDAHRHRKKLFLSLLNDQAVAELVRLSEANWLSAIESWRQRDRVVLLPEVQAILTRAVCDWAGVSLGEDEVTVRRDQLAAMIDGAGGVGTRHWQARTARKDAERWLIELIRGVRGATLPVDETRALAVVARYRDANGAELDEQVAAVELLNLLRPTVAVSRFIIYAALELHAHPQWRARLQHEGALLEPFAQEVRRLHAFFPFTAARVREDFEWKGYRFPKGTRVLLDLYGTNRDARLWTQPDSFDPERFFSWNGSAYNFITQGGGEVTSGHRCPGEPLAIALLVSALRMLTRRMRYAVPAQDLRMDPSRMPAQPESLLVISDVQPEPIE
- a CDS encoding response regulator, yielding MRRLWVAIAFTFSLLLAALSLSPAFAAPTTSISATPNNDAPPATESNWRLLVDQSGLLTLQEILDQRSLFQRIDERSYAAPASESAVWLQVSLPAFTHPNWLWMFAPRVQLLDFYLLRDGQIERQVETGELRPLEARPLPTRAYLFSLPNDGAPREAYIRLRSSHPIMAWFRTVDEAGLVKLAMPAYLFGALFGALALLMIYNLLRFAYTFSYSHVWLALLHGALLICAVANLGLLAVWSPKLFYSQPLIADMAALLTCVALLAFAFGFFHHRRTPWTTWLFALLAGLVGGLATIILLTGKLWFSWLIYAVVLTTALSVTVVAIYHWRQRYDPARLLVAGMLLFDGAFVIVLPVLLGFNQFDPDWLTGVMFSVATCSGLILSFALLERQRQIQSDSRNQHTAEAVTSAELRTKADFLAKISHEIRTPMNGVLGMSELLLGTSLSAKQRDYVQTIHSSGNELLTLINEILDISKLESGQIELDDVQFDLNALIEDCLSIFRAKAEQQKVELISFVQPQMPHVVAGDPTRLRQTLLNLLENAFKQTEEGEVLLIAAVDDQEGQPRLRITVQDSGRPLEDEERDALLNAALDSRDFLAATRHGGRLGLIIARQLVHLMDGDFGIQTGGITGNTLWISLPLVANLAEQPGNELDDELKGARLLVVDDNDTCRKVLSQQCSSWGMEVSAVASGKEALALLRTKAHLREYFDVVLLDQDMPGMTGMQLASRIKEDFSLNHDILLIMLTGMSTAPSKVIARNAGIKRILAKPVAGYTLKTTLADELARRTSAIARAAKTQASAPLLVPDDFRVLVAEDNTISTKVIRGMLSKLNLKPDTASNGEEALALIKTQPYDLVLMDCEMPVMDGFEATARLRTWEAAEGRSRTPVVALTAHILSEHRERAREAGMDGHMAKPVEMSQLRELIEHWARVRAAAADQ
- the purH gene encoding bifunctional phosphoribosylaminoimidazolecarboxamide formyltransferase/IMP cyclohydrolase, whose translation is MTDQSTRLPVRRALISVSDKTGVVDFARELVALGVEILSTGGTFKLLRENGIAAVEVADYTGFPEMMDGRVKTLHPKIHGGILGRRDLDGAVMAEHGINPIDLVAVNLYPFAATVAKPGCSLPDAIENIDIGGPTMVRSAAKNHKDVAIVVNADDYAGVIENLQNGGLTYAQRFDLALKAFEHTASYDGMIANYLGTVDQSAETLSTEGRSLLPRTFTTQFVKAQDMRYGENPHQIAAFYVETADEACIATARQLQGKELSFNNVADTDAALECVKSFVKPACVIVKHANPCGVAVVPDEDGGIRQAYELAYATDSESAFGGIIAFNRELDGETAKAIVDRQFVEVIIAPSISAEARDVVASKANVRLLECGQWPAERAPGWDFKRVNGGLLVQSRDIAMISEADLKVVTQRAPSEQEIHDLIFAWKVAKFVKSNAIVYAKNRQTVGVGAGQMSRVNSARIAAIKAEHAGLPVQGAVMASDAFFPFRDGIDNAAKAGITAVIQPGGSMRDAEVIAAADEAGIAMVFTGMRHFRH
- a CDS encoding lysylphosphatidylglycerol synthase transmembrane domain-containing protein: MMKRSDVAWTFVGITAVLLSGSLLYQEIRGLSLSELTDSLEAISHRNWLMAGLATLGAYSALAWYDRIAVAHLGKHISWWFITLCSFTTYALAHNVGASVFSGAVVRYRAYRSKGLTPREIGVLIVFCSLTFLLGTLLAGGVVLVLRPDLLNRLLDVEPWVSTAIGASLLCLVGLYVIGAWRHFAPMHIGKWHIVYPRLPIVGRQLLAAPLELACAAAIIYFALPEAQNPGYLVVLGAFLASFSLALLSHAPGGLGVLEVTFLAAVPELPTADVLAALIVFRVFYLLLPLALAILVVAVFEATQWSERRRKGPLGP
- the fis gene encoding DNA-binding transcriptional regulator Fis, coding for MTLLNETLLTGTTSVSDNVNLKQHLNTPSEAGQTLRGSVEKALHNYFAHLEGADVTDVYNLVLSEVEAPLLETVMNYVKGNQTKASELLGLNRGTLRKKLKQYDLL
- a CDS encoding VC0807 family protein, encoding MTDTPTNSPGSGQPEHQPRPLMDLIISIVIPSLILMKLSSEDRLGADGALLLGLAFPLGWGLFELIKHRKFNWIALLGLVSVLLTGGIGLLRLDPQWLAVKEAAVPGIIGIAVLASTRTRFPLIRTLLYNPKVLNVDKVHQQLERNGQVAHFESRLLRATYFLSGTFFFSAFMNYVLAKWIVKSPAGSEAFNAELGRMTLLSYPMIAIPSMVMMMAIFYYLWRTIHGLTGLRLEDIIAAHGHDGRHGNGS
- a CDS encoding AEC family transporter gives rise to the protein MIVFQAILPIFGLIMLGYLLGWRRWLAGEAAAGLASITFKLFMPAVLFTGIARAQLSDGMSPMLLLAYFGPVLTVFFGVGLFAHSRLGRASPLGLTAAYSNNVLVGIPLVTTLLGAESLVYVFAILVFHSLILFSLQSFYSALGSGHKVSGAALLKNLANPLIVGLLLGALLNLSGLDMPKALWRIADWLAQAALPCALIVLGISLSRYRLRPSTAALGLTLVKLGLFPALVWYVGGLLPGLNDQARSVLVLLAACPSGVNVLAFVTHPEDTRAVSSTVFLSTLLAALSLPLWMLLMSS